In Leptospira perdikensis, a single genomic region encodes these proteins:
- the lepB gene encoding signal peptidase I yields the protein MGIFSTIFQSKPKQDSKEPPKEGAAASGISFGIIVVLVFAFKSSILDANNIPSGSMIPTLKIGDFLFVNKMRYSFRMPFTEKELFRIDDPKRGDIVTFIPPATALAQEESRTGIFAKRFVKRVVGLPGDTIRITRKYIETKDRGRVHFALIEYKEVGATDFQSYSPKEVPIGKELSDLDNLEATQRALFKEVKPGFEHFILEGFEDDRRAHIFEYCDFLHGCVIPEGQYMVMGDNRDDSHDSRAWGFVKREDILGKALIIYFSIDWKDSTCEYKDGQELAEKGPEIAERYEGESLDSRCHYSEIFSSHNSRYRDDESRFGWIERTLRYRLWRLSVRWGRIGRILQ from the coding sequence ATGGGAATATTCTCCACTATCTTCCAATCCAAACCAAAACAAGATTCTAAGGAACCGCCAAAAGAGGGAGCAGCCGCTTCGGGAATTTCCTTCGGGATCATTGTGGTTCTTGTATTTGCCTTCAAATCATCTATATTAGATGCTAATAATATTCCTTCCGGTTCTATGATCCCTACGCTCAAAATTGGGGATTTTTTATTCGTAAATAAAATGCGTTATTCTTTCCGTATGCCATTTACGGAAAAGGAACTCTTTCGAATTGATGACCCGAAACGCGGTGATATTGTTACCTTTATTCCTCCAGCAACGGCCCTTGCCCAAGAAGAATCGCGGACAGGGATTTTTGCAAAACGATTTGTTAAACGAGTTGTGGGACTTCCTGGGGATACAATTCGAATTACTAGAAAATATATCGAAACTAAGGATAGAGGAAGAGTACACTTTGCACTCATTGAGTATAAAGAGGTTGGAGCAACGGATTTTCAATCTTATTCTCCAAAGGAAGTTCCTATCGGGAAAGAACTTTCTGACTTAGATAATTTAGAGGCCACACAAAGAGCCCTTTTTAAAGAAGTAAAACCTGGTTTCGAACATTTCATCCTGGAAGGTTTTGAAGATGATCGTCGTGCTCATATCTTTGAATATTGTGACTTCTTACACGGATGTGTGATTCCAGAAGGTCAGTATATGGTGATGGGTGACAACCGAGATGACTCTCATGATTCACGTGCCTGGGGATTTGTAAAACGAGAAGATATTTTGGGGAAAGCACTCATCATTTATTTTTCTATTGATTGGAAGGACTCCACTTGTGAATACAAAGATGGTCAAGAGTTAGCTGAGAAGGGACCAGAAATTGCCGAAAGATATGAAGGTGAATCTCTGGATAGTCGTTGCCATTATTCGGAAATTTTTTCATCACATAACTCTCGCTATCGTGATGATGAATCTAGATTCGGATGGATTGAAAGAACACTTCGTTACCGTTTGTGGAGATTGAGTGTTCGATGGGGTAGAATCGGCCGCATCCTCCAATGA
- a CDS encoding AtpZ/AtpI family protein, with the protein MTGESEKPSNKKPEKSPLAMAGAGFEFVSSIALFVVGGYYLDEYLKTEPLWLLVGFFVGFILAFYSLIKRAKENE; encoded by the coding sequence ATGACGGGAGAATCCGAAAAACCTTCTAATAAAAAACCGGAGAAGTCACCACTGGCTATGGCTGGCGCCGGTTTTGAATTCGTATCTTCCATCGCACTTTTTGTGGTGGGAGGATACTACTTAGATGAATATTTGAAAACAGAACCGCTTTGGCTTCTTGTTGGTTTTTTCGTAGGTTTTATCTTGGCCTTTTATTCTCTCATCAAACGAGCCAAAGAAAATGAATAG
- a CDS encoding thiamine pyrophosphate-binding protein, with protein sequence MREQITVSQYIIRFLESKGITWIPGVPGGTILPLYESLAESSIEHVLARHEQGAGFFAQGRARSTGEVSAVFVSSGPGVANLITAVADAQRDSIPLLIFSGQVPLALTGTDAFQELPTTSIVSPLVKKVYKIEEPTQIIETLEEAYYLSGSGKMGPVWIDLPKDIQTQMIEIVTNRLPIKLSQNEGPLEGKGSEEDSSGESLTLFLQEFKSLLEGSKFPLLYLGGGAKKEYLRLREFVSRFQIPAVTTLMGLGIFEKNDPMNLGMMGMHGTVVANEALGVCDLLIAIGVRFDDRATGAIQKFCNQAKIIHIDIDAREIGKNKLIHLGLQKDISEVLPFLIEEDFCFQNINALEQIETWREIPAEHPMKDILSDFASVLPEGEHFFLTDVGQHQMWVAQYFPFTNPKSWITSGGQGTMGFGLPTAIGVALSNRDAQVFCFSGDGSIMMNLQELSTLKEQNLNIKIILINNEHLGLVKQQQDLFYGSKHSGSKFHFHPDFSLLCQSFGLGYSEWDWSLGVEDLRRILKTKGPAMIEVRIPSTWGVYPFVPGGKSNQEYILDQIVM encoded by the coding sequence ATGCGGGAACAAATCACCGTTAGTCAATATATCATACGTTTTTTAGAATCAAAGGGAATCACTTGGATTCCAGGTGTTCCAGGTGGAACTATATTACCATTGTACGAAAGTTTGGCGGAGTCAAGCATTGAACATGTGTTAGCTAGGCATGAACAAGGTGCCGGATTTTTTGCTCAGGGAAGAGCAAGGAGCACTGGAGAGGTAAGTGCCGTATTTGTTTCTTCTGGACCCGGGGTTGCCAATCTCATCACCGCGGTTGCCGATGCCCAAAGAGATTCTATCCCTTTACTTATTTTTTCTGGACAGGTTCCATTGGCCTTAACTGGCACCGATGCTTTTCAAGAATTACCTACAACAAGTATAGTATCTCCTCTTGTTAAAAAAGTTTATAAGATTGAAGAGCCAACCCAAATTATAGAAACTTTAGAAGAAGCTTATTATTTATCGGGTTCTGGTAAAATGGGTCCTGTTTGGATAGACTTACCTAAGGACATCCAAACACAAATGATTGAGATCGTGACTAATCGACTTCCAATCAAGTTGTCTCAGAACGAAGGACCTCTTGAGGGTAAGGGATCGGAAGAAGATTCATCTGGTGAAAGTTTGACTTTATTTTTACAAGAATTTAAATCGCTTTTGGAAGGTTCTAAATTCCCCTTACTTTATTTAGGTGGTGGAGCCAAAAAAGAATATTTACGTTTACGAGAATTTGTTTCTCGTTTCCAAATTCCAGCAGTAACTACACTTATGGGTTTAGGTATTTTTGAAAAAAATGACCCAATGAATTTAGGAATGATGGGTATGCATGGAACTGTGGTTGCCAATGAAGCACTTGGTGTTTGTGACTTACTCATTGCCATTGGTGTACGTTTTGATGATCGTGCAACAGGTGCTATCCAAAAGTTTTGTAACCAAGCAAAGATCATTCATATTGATATTGATGCACGAGAAATTGGGAAAAATAAACTAATACATTTGGGATTGCAGAAAGACATCTCGGAGGTTCTTCCCTTTCTAATTGAAGAAGACTTTTGTTTTCAAAACATAAATGCATTAGAGCAAATAGAAACTTGGAGAGAAATCCCAGCAGAACATCCTATGAAAGATATACTTTCTGATTTTGCCTCTGTACTACCTGAAGGGGAACATTTCTTTCTGACAGATGTTGGGCAACATCAGATGTGGGTTGCGCAGTATTTTCCCTTCACGAATCCCAAATCTTGGATCACTTCTGGAGGGCAAGGGACCATGGGGTTTGGTCTTCCTACCGCTATTGGTGTGGCTCTAAGTAATAGGGATGCTCAAGTATTTTGTTTTTCTGGTGATGGTTCCATCATGATGAATTTACAAGAGTTATCTACCTTAAAGGAGCAGAACCTCAATATTAAAATCATCCTAATCAATAATGAACATTTGGGTCTAGTGAAACAACAGCAGGATTTGTTTTATGGGAGTAAACATTCTGGTTCCAAGTTTCATTTTCATCCCGACTTTTCGTTGTTATGCCAGTCCTTTGGGCTTGGGTATTCCGAGTGGGACTGGAGTTTGGGGGTTGAAGATTTAAGAAGAATCCTAAAAACCAAGGGCCCCGCAATGATTGAGGTGCGAATTCCTTCAACTTGGGGAGTATATCCTTTTGTCCCTGGCGGAAAATCGAATCAGGAGTATATCCTAGATCAGATTGTAATGTAA
- a CDS encoding P-II family nitrogen regulator, with translation MKLVIAIIQPHKLEEVKNELTKNEIYRLTVSDVQGYGQQKGKTEVFRGHEYQVNLLRKVRLEIAVNDEFVKPTVDAILKAAKTGPEGKIGDGKIFVMPLEEVIRIRSGERGSKAI, from the coding sequence ATGAAATTAGTCATCGCAATCATCCAACCACATAAGTTAGAAGAAGTAAAAAACGAACTCACTAAAAACGAAATCTATCGATTGACCGTAAGTGATGTTCAAGGTTATGGCCAACAAAAAGGGAAAACAGAAGTATTCCGTGGACATGAATACCAAGTGAATCTTCTCAGAAAAGTACGTTTAGAAATCGCAGTCAACGATGAGTTTGTCAAACCAACTGTAGATGCGATTTTGAAAGCAGCAAAAACAGGTCCTGAGGGTAAAATCGGAGATGGAAAAATCTTTGTCATGCCTTTAGAGGAAGTCATCCGCATCCGTAGCGGAGAACGAGGAAGTAAGGCCATTTAA
- a CDS encoding ammonium transporter, translated as MKIQLVLRPLLVCLLFLLPGFLAAEGEIPPPAAIDKSDTAWMLVSSAFVFFMIPGLALFYGGIVRSKNVLSTMMHSFVAIIVMTLQWTIFGYSFAFSGDNPYIGNFDLAFLNGIDIDSVKGSIPTYVHFLFQGMFAIITPALISGAIAERIKLSAYVVFILVWSTLVYDPVAHWVWADSGWLLKMNALDFAGGTVVHLISGIAGLAAAIVIGRRKGDAGLLTHPNNMTYTLLGSGLLWFGWFGFNAGSGLSVNGLAARAFLVTLVAPAAAGASWLLIEWLHTKKATALGAASGIVAGLVVITPASGYVGVQGALIMGALVSPICYMAILLKGKLRYDDTLDAFGIHGAGGAFGAILTGFFALELAEGMTLGNQLTAQVVSVVATGVYSFVVSYILALIIEKTIGFRIEEDKEITGLDQEIHGEKGYDIR; from the coding sequence ATGAAAATACAATTGGTCTTACGACCTTTGTTGGTATGTCTACTCTTCCTCTTACCGGGATTCCTAGCCGCAGAAGGCGAAATTCCTCCACCAGCTGCCATCGATAAATCCGATACGGCATGGATGTTAGTTTCCTCTGCATTTGTGTTTTTTATGATTCCTGGACTTGCCTTGTTCTACGGAGGTATCGTACGTTCCAAAAATGTCCTTTCGACTATGATGCATAGTTTTGTTGCTATCATCGTGATGACATTACAATGGACTATCTTTGGGTATAGTTTTGCTTTCTCTGGAGATAATCCTTATATTGGAAATTTTGATCTAGCTTTCCTTAACGGAATTGATATTGATTCCGTAAAGGGTTCTATCCCAACTTATGTACACTTTCTATTCCAAGGTATGTTTGCGATCATCACTCCCGCATTAATTTCTGGTGCAATTGCAGAAAGAATTAAACTTTCAGCATATGTAGTATTCATTCTCGTCTGGTCAACGTTAGTTTATGATCCAGTGGCTCATTGGGTTTGGGCTGACTCGGGTTGGCTATTAAAAATGAATGCTCTTGATTTTGCTGGAGGAACCGTTGTCCATTTGATCTCGGGGATTGCCGGACTTGCTGCTGCCATCGTCATCGGCAGACGAAAAGGGGATGCAGGACTGTTAACCCATCCAAATAACATGACTTATACGTTACTTGGATCTGGCCTTTTGTGGTTCGGTTGGTTTGGTTTCAATGCGGGTTCTGGGCTCTCCGTGAATGGACTTGCTGCGAGAGCATTTTTAGTAACCCTGGTTGCACCGGCTGCTGCAGGAGCAAGTTGGTTACTGATCGAATGGTTACATACAAAAAAAGCAACAGCGCTTGGAGCTGCTTCTGGAATCGTGGCGGGACTTGTAGTCATCACACCTGCTTCCGGTTATGTGGGAGTCCAAGGGGCCTTGATTATGGGAGCTCTGGTATCTCCTATATGTTATATGGCAATCCTACTCAAAGGCAAACTTCGTTATGATGATACACTCGATGCTTTTGGTATCCATGGTGCTGGTGGTGCATTTGGTGCGATTCTTACTGGATTCTTTGCATTGGAATTAGCTGAAGGAATGACTTTGGGAAACCAATTGACTGCTCAAGTTGTTAGCGTCGTTGCAACAGGTGTTTATTCTTTTGTAGTTTCCTATATACTCGCACTTATTATCGAAAAAACAATCGGTTTTAGAATCGAAGAAGATAAAGAAATCACCGGACTCGATCAAGAGATCCACGGTGAAAAAGGATATGATATAAGGTAA
- a CDS encoding glutathione peroxidase — MSDEFYKIKVKRGSEEIPMEQFKDKVLLIVNTASECGFTPQYKGLQETYDRYKGKGLEVLAFPCNQFGQQEPGTDAEIKLFCERTFLTTFPIFSKLEVNGPNTDPLYLHLKKQAPGIFGSLDIKWNFTKFLIDKNGNVVKRYAPITKPEDIEKDIEKLVQG, encoded by the coding sequence ATGTCTGATGAATTTTACAAGATTAAGGTGAAACGAGGTTCCGAGGAAATTCCTATGGAACAATTTAAAGATAAGGTACTTTTGATTGTGAACACGGCTAGCGAGTGTGGCTTTACCCCTCAATACAAAGGCCTACAGGAAACCTATGATCGTTACAAAGGAAAAGGTTTGGAAGTATTGGCTTTCCCATGTAACCAGTTTGGCCAACAAGAACCAGGAACAGATGCAGAAATTAAGTTGTTTTGTGAAAGAACATTCTTAACGACTTTCCCGATATTTTCAAAATTGGAAGTCAATGGACCAAATACGGATCCGCTTTACTTACACTTAAAAAAACAAGCGCCAGGAATTTTTGGTTCTTTGGACATCAAATGGAATTTTACCAAATTCTTAATTGATAAAAATGGAAACGTTGTAAAACGATACGCACCCATCACGAAACCAGAAGATATTGAAAAGGATATTGAAAAACTTGTCCAAGGTTAA
- a CDS encoding MarR family winged helix-turn-helix transcriptional regulator, whose translation MSKVKNPTDEVLLLKNQVCFSLYSSMHRMMKIYRPLLSALGLTYPQYLVMLVLWEEEESTVSGLGERLQLDSGTLTPLLKRLEQGGLIQRKRNVDDERVVMVSLTKNGKQLRDKAKLIPEQIFCLSGIEEKQATQLKGILDSFVAKT comes from the coding sequence TTGTCCAAGGTTAAGAATCCTACAGATGAGGTTCTTCTTTTGAAGAACCAAGTTTGTTTCTCTTTGTATTCTTCAATGCATCGAATGATGAAAATCTACCGCCCACTTCTTTCGGCACTGGGACTCACATATCCGCAATACCTTGTGATGTTGGTTCTTTGGGAAGAAGAGGAAAGCACTGTCAGTGGACTTGGCGAACGATTGCAATTGGATTCGGGGACTTTGACGCCATTGCTCAAACGATTGGAGCAAGGTGGGTTAATTCAGCGAAAAAGAAACGTAGATGATGAACGAGTTGTGATGGTATCTCTTACAAAGAATGGAAAACAGCTTCGTGATAAAGCCAAGTTAATACCTGAACAAATTTTTTGTTTGTCGGGGATTGAGGAAAAGCAGGCAACACAGTTAAAGGGAATTTTAGATAGTTTTGTAGCGAAAACATAA
- a CDS encoding DUF5018 domain-containing protein, with the protein MKWAILDVSPTCGKIYLPTIPKEILEYSIPSLGVKGIVSDGQIVITSETIVSISSYIANFKTNGVSVTVNEIEQISGITSNSYTAPLKYVVTGFDGSKKEYTVQMVAPRILGSGSLRLWFKADQLTLNDGDPIANWADVSGYGNHISQATLTQRPVFRVNQVNAYPIAEFRSSSTTQMVISSGATGLYVTNSGSVFFVMRLVNTISGGITLLNIHGGQGREISIDHPISTYVVCRNGLSCSNISALPIPKNDFLAIGSVQVLMASAREYWNGNLKGQVPISYDYSGGGSPNTIYLGNGNLDADIAEVLYFNTDLTEADVQKLFFYLNTKYGLLPL; encoded by the coding sequence GTGAAATGGGCAATACTCGATGTTAGCCCCACTTGCGGTAAAATATACCTTCCCACCATTCCTAAAGAAATACTTGAATATTCAATACCAAGTTTAGGCGTCAAAGGAATCGTATCTGATGGTCAAATCGTAATTACATCAGAAACCATCGTTTCTATATCTTCGTACATTGCTAATTTCAAAACCAATGGTGTTTCGGTAACGGTGAACGAGATCGAACAAATTAGCGGCATCACTTCAAACTCTTACACGGCTCCTCTAAAATACGTTGTGACCGGTTTTGATGGAAGTAAAAAAGAATACACGGTTCAAATGGTTGCACCCCGTATCTTAGGATCAGGTTCTCTTAGGCTTTGGTTTAAAGCAGACCAACTAACATTGAATGATGGCGATCCGATTGCAAACTGGGCGGATGTTAGTGGGTATGGGAATCATATTTCGCAAGCAACTCTGACTCAAAGACCAGTGTTTCGAGTGAACCAAGTCAATGCTTATCCAATTGCCGAATTTAGAAGCTCATCAACGACGCAGATGGTCATTTCATCAGGTGCTACAGGATTGTATGTTACCAATAGCGGAAGCGTTTTTTTTGTAATGAGATTAGTGAATACAATTTCTGGTGGGATTACTTTGTTAAATATACATGGGGGTCAAGGAAGAGAGATTTCCATAGATCATCCCATTTCTACATATGTTGTCTGCCGAAATGGACTAAGTTGTTCTAACATATCAGCTTTACCAATTCCAAAAAATGATTTTCTTGCGATAGGTTCAGTGCAAGTATTAATGGCTTCTGCTCGAGAATATTGGAATGGTAATTTAAAAGGTCAAGTACCTATCTCTTATGATTATTCTGGTGGTGGTAGTCCAAATACTATTTATTTAGGCAACGGAAATCTTGATGCAGATATAGCGGAGGTTCTATACTTCAATACGGATCTTACGGAAGCAGATGTTCAGAAATTGTTTTTTTATCTGAATACGAAGTATGGGCTTTTGCCTTTGTAA
- the atpB gene encoding F0F1 ATP synthase subunit A → MYLRAISVENKSKYRFFLSFLLVFSLSFTNVFANDSEGHGSEEGFDFSEVMAHHLGDAPIFPLNFGGTIVTEGQPGFDAENHDVFVNHDGVKYHYLGGLDLHITKRVTMMWIACFFMFLVFIPAANLISKNPKKVHNKFTSAVEAFISYLKENVVDASLDHHGHSYYHYIFSLFFFILFCNLFGLIPSVGELTVAASDALVAVGAVEHTPHILHTFGQVWSGITPTGDISVTLSLASITLLTIYGTAFSYQGISFVAHAVPKGVPLLLWPLMWALEFIVTHIARSFALTMRLLANMTAGHVMILALLGFIFMSESWLIAPVSVLSSVLIYFLELLVAFLQAFIFSLLTTVFIGTVMHRH, encoded by the coding sequence TTGTATTTGCGAGCTATTTCAGTGGAAAATAAGTCTAAATATCGGTTTTTTTTATCATTTTTATTAGTTTTTTCCCTTAGTTTTACGAATGTTTTTGCGAACGATTCGGAAGGGCACGGCTCTGAAGAGGGCTTCGATTTCAGCGAAGTGATGGCGCACCATTTAGGTGATGCTCCCATTTTCCCATTGAACTTTGGTGGCACGATTGTCACAGAAGGCCAACCAGGCTTTGACGCTGAAAACCACGATGTTTTTGTAAACCATGATGGAGTGAAATACCACTATCTTGGTGGACTCGACCTTCATATCACCAAACGAGTGACCATGATGTGGATTGCTTGTTTCTTTATGTTCCTTGTTTTCATCCCGGCAGCTAATTTGATCTCGAAGAACCCCAAAAAAGTTCATAACAAATTTACATCTGCTGTAGAGGCTTTCATTAGTTATCTAAAAGAAAATGTTGTGGATGCATCCCTTGATCACCACGGACATTCTTATTACCACTACATCTTCTCTTTGTTTTTCTTTATTCTTTTCTGTAACCTTTTCGGCCTCATCCCGTCTGTGGGTGAACTCACTGTGGCTGCCTCTGACGCACTCGTTGCCGTTGGTGCCGTAGAACACACACCACATATACTTCATACATTTGGACAAGTTTGGTCGGGGATCACACCTACAGGTGATATCAGTGTTACACTTTCACTCGCATCGATCACACTACTTACCATTTATGGAACAGCATTTTCCTACCAAGGAATTTCCTTCGTAGCACACGCAGTTCCTAAGGGAGTTCCGCTCCTACTTTGGCCACTTATGTGGGCCTTGGAGTTTATCGTAACACACATTGCCCGCTCTTTTGCGTTAACAATGAGGTTACTAGCCAACATGACAGCAGGACACGTTATGATCCTTGCGTTACTTGGATTTATCTTTATGAGTGAAAGTTGGTTGATTGCACCTGTGTCTGTTCTCAGTTCAGTGCTTATCTACTTTTTAGAACTACTTGTAGCTTTTTTACAAGCGTTCATTTTCTCTCTGCTCACAACCGTGTTCATCGGAACTGTGATGCATAGACATTAA
- the atpE gene encoding ATP synthase F0 subunit C — MEFGLGYIAVGLAAGLALLGAGIGIGRIGGSVAESISRQPEAAGKIQLVLYVAAGMIEGAALFAVVIALLIALKLNGSIDKTIGAGATKVEQGQ, encoded by the coding sequence ATGGAATTCGGTTTAGGATACATCGCAGTAGGACTCGCAGCAGGACTTGCATTACTTGGTGCAGGAATCGGTATTGGTAGAATTGGTGGATCAGTGGCAGAAAGCATCAGCCGCCAACCAGAAGCAGCGGGAAAGATCCAACTCGTTCTTTACGTAGCAGCAGGTATGATTGAAGGTGCAGCACTTTTCGCAGTGGTAATCGCTCTTCTTATCGCGCTCAAACTCAATGGCTCAATTGACAAAACAATTGGTGCTGGTGCCACTAAAGTAGAACAAGGACAATAG
- a CDS encoding F0F1 ATP synthase subunit B: MVILAASGFNLLKVNPGLVIWTLVTFSVVVFVLKKFAWDKILHALEERASGIQGDINKAETLRVEAEKSLKEYKDQLFKATEEAHKIVDEAKKDAVALRTRLTEEAHNEVKGIKDSAIREIDLAKSRALSEMQNQIVEMSVLIASEILEKQLKKEDYASFVEKEIAKLDKLKIK; encoded by the coding sequence TTGGTTATCCTCGCGGCTTCCGGCTTCAATTTGCTGAAAGTCAATCCGGGTCTGGTCATCTGGACCCTGGTCACTTTCTCAGTTGTTGTCTTCGTTCTTAAAAAATTTGCATGGGACAAGATCCTTCATGCTCTCGAAGAACGTGCTTCCGGCATCCAAGGCGATATCAACAAAGCAGAAACCCTTCGCGTAGAAGCAGAAAAGTCTTTAAAAGAATATAAAGACCAACTCTTCAAAGCGACGGAAGAAGCTCATAAAATTGTAGATGAAGCTAAAAAAGATGCAGTTGCTCTCCGCACTCGATTGACGGAAGAAGCACACAACGAAGTGAAAGGCATTAAAGATAGCGCAATTCGCGAAATTGATTTAGCGAAAAGCAGAGCTTTGTCTGAAATGCAAAACCAAATTGTGGAAATGTCCGTTCTCATCGCGAGTGAGATCTTGGAGAAACAATTGAAGAAGGAAGACTATGCTTCCTTTGTCGAAAAAGAGATCGCAAAACTCGATAAACTTAAAATAAAATGA
- the atpH gene encoding ATP synthase F1 subunit delta: protein MSLNQISKVYATALLELAQEANSLESTEEELSTLVDIFFSDDSIRHYFLSPLVDPSEKERTAEKSVQGKASDIVANFITLVVRKNRFLFLKDILEDYRTGVDRLKNRSSLRIVSKDSLGKEAIDRITKSISSKFGREVRVSEQTDPALIGGFKLFIDDFLIDASIRAKLAGIEEALLQKKIPVGAFE, encoded by the coding sequence ATGAGTCTGAACCAAATTTCAAAGGTTTACGCAACGGCACTTTTGGAGTTAGCTCAGGAAGCTAACTCGCTTGAGTCAACAGAAGAGGAACTTTCAACACTCGTTGATATTTTCTTTTCCGATGACTCAATCCGCCATTATTTCCTTTCTCCATTAGTTGATCCTTCTGAGAAAGAACGAACTGCAGAAAAGTCAGTTCAGGGGAAGGCATCGGATATCGTTGCCAACTTCATTACACTTGTGGTTCGTAAGAATCGATTTCTATTCCTCAAGGATATTTTGGAAGATTATAGAACAGGAGTGGACCGACTTAAAAACCGTAGTTCTCTTCGCATTGTTTCCAAAGATTCTCTTGGCAAAGAAGCTATAGATCGAATCACCAAGTCTATCTCTTCCAAGTTCGGACGCGAAGTTCGTGTCTCTGAACAAACGGATCCAGCCCTAATTGGTGGATTCAAACTCTTTATAGACGACTTTTTAATCGATGCCTCGATCCGCGCAAAACTTGCCGGAATTGAAGAGGCTCTCCTCCAAAAGAAAATCCCAGTCGGAGCATTTGAATGA
- the atpA gene encoding F0F1 ATP synthase subunit alpha, translating to MKIKTDEVTSVLKQEIKNFKKDLQVEEVGTVLEVGDGIARVYGLTNVMSGELVEFQNGVRGQAFNLEENSVGVVIFGDYIKIEEGFSVKRVGKIFEVPVGPELLGRVLNPLGEVIDGKGPLNAKKTRPVESPAPGIAMRKSVHEPMQTGIKAIDAMIPIGRGQRELIIGDRGTGKTSIAIDTIINQKGKGVICVYVAIGQKASTVASTIEMLREKGALEYTIIVSANASEPAPMLYIAPYSGATMAEYFMYEEGKATLVVYDDLSKQAVAYRQMSLLLRRPPGREAYPGDVFYLHSRLLERAAKLDDKFGGGSMTALPIIETQEGEVSAYIPTNVISITDGQIYLQSNLFASGLRPAVDVGISVSRVGSAAQIKAMKKVAGTLKSDLAQFRDLEAFAQLGTELDPVTQAQLDRGYRVLEILKQPNNSPTPVEEQVISIFAVTKGFMDTIPTAKVREFETYLLKTMREQHSEILEEIRTAKEVKQEAALQKTIKSIVEHFLAKNN from the coding sequence ATGAAAATTAAAACAGACGAAGTAACGTCGGTACTAAAACAAGAAATTAAAAACTTCAAGAAAGACCTTCAAGTTGAAGAAGTTGGAACAGTTCTCGAAGTAGGGGACGGGATTGCGAGAGTTTACGGACTCACTAACGTAATGTCAGGAGAGCTTGTTGAATTCCAAAACGGAGTTCGAGGACAGGCATTTAACTTAGAAGAAAACTCCGTTGGGGTTGTAATCTTCGGTGATTATATTAAAATTGAAGAAGGTTTTTCCGTTAAACGTGTGGGAAAAATCTTCGAAGTTCCGGTAGGACCTGAACTTCTCGGTCGAGTGCTAAACCCTCTTGGGGAAGTGATCGACGGAAAAGGACCACTGAACGCTAAAAAAACAAGACCAGTTGAGTCTCCAGCTCCTGGAATTGCGATGAGAAAATCAGTTCATGAACCAATGCAAACAGGAATCAAAGCAATCGATGCAATGATCCCAATTGGACGTGGACAAAGAGAGCTCATCATTGGTGACCGTGGAACTGGAAAAACTTCCATCGCAATCGATACCATCATCAACCAAAAAGGTAAAGGTGTTATTTGTGTTTACGTAGCGATTGGACAAAAAGCATCAACTGTTGCTTCCACCATCGAAATGTTACGCGAAAAAGGTGCACTCGAGTATACGATCATCGTATCTGCAAACGCATCTGAACCAGCACCAATGTTATACATTGCACCTTACTCTGGTGCTACTATGGCTGAATACTTTATGTATGAAGAAGGGAAAGCAACACTTGTTGTGTATGATGACCTTTCTAAACAAGCCGTAGCTTATAGACAAATGTCACTTTTACTTCGCCGCCCACCAGGTCGTGAAGCATATCCTGGAGACGTTTTCTACCTTCACTCTCGTTTGCTTGAAAGAGCAGCGAAACTCGATGATAAATTCGGTGGTGGGTCTATGACAGCACTTCCAATCATTGAAACACAAGAAGGGGAAGTATCAGCATACATTCCTACTAACGTAATCTCCATCACTGATGGTCAGATTTACCTTCAGTCCAACCTATTTGCATCGGGTCTTCGCCCTGCGGTGGACGTGGGAATTTCTGTATCACGGGTTGGATCTGCTGCGCAAATCAAAGCGATGAAAAAGGTAGCAGGAACTCTCAAGTCAGATTTGGCTCAGTTCCGCGACTTAGAAGCGTTTGCACAGTTAGGAACAGAACTTGATCCAGTGACTCAAGCACAGCTTGATCGTGGATACCGAGTTCTTGAAATTCTTAAACAACCTAACAACTCACCAACTCCAGTAGAAGAACAAGTGATCTCTATTTTTGCTGTAACCAAAGGTTTTATGGATACAATTCCAACTGCAAAGGTTCGTGAATTTGAGACATACCTTTTGAAAACGATGAGAGAACAACACTCTGAAATTTTAGAAGAAATCAGAACTGCTAAAGAAGTGAAACAAGAAGCAGCTCTGCAAAAAACAATCAAATCGATTGTAGAACATTTTCTAGCAAAGAATAACTAA